Part of the Bacillus sp. THAF10 genome is shown below.
GCATGGCGCATATGGTGTGGAAGCGGCATCCTATTACTATTTTAATAAACCAGCAAAAGAGCTATCGCTTGCTGAGGCGAGTATGCTAGCAGGTATTCCGAAAGGACCAAGCCTGTTTTCTCCTTACTCGGATAAGGAGCGTGCCCTTGCTCGCCAGGAAATCGTGCTGCAATCTATGGTAAGTAACGGCTCCTTGAAAAAGGAGGAAGCAAATGAGGCCTTGTCTCAGCCGCTCGTGTACGGAAATCGTGAGCATCTGCCAACGGAGTATATGGCGCCATATTTCCAGGATGCGGTCAGAGAGGTTGTAAGAAGTTCGCTTGGGCTGCAAAAAGAGCTCGAGATGGGTGGCCTGCACATTTACACCACACTAGACCCACAGCTGCAGGCGATGGCAGAAGAAGAAGTAAAAAATACGATAAGTCCAGAATCTGATATCCAGATTGGGTTTGTAGCAATGGAGCCAAATTCGGGCCGCGTTCTTGCTTTGGTTGGTGGTCGGGATTATGAAGAGAGCCCGTACAACCGTGTCACCCAGGCAGAGCGCCAGCCAGGATCGACCTTTAAGCCAATTTTGTACTATCGTGCGCTCGAGCTTGGGTTAACTCCATCCACTAGCTTTCGGAGTGAGGTAACGACCTTTCAGGTGGATGAAGGGCGCTCCACGTATACACCGCATAACTTTAATCACTATTATTCAAACGATATGATGACCATGATGCAGGCGCTGCCACTGTCTGACAATGTATATGCCGTAAAAACGCATCTTTTACTAGGAGAAAAAGAGCTCACTGAACAAGCGAAAACACTAGGAATCCGGTCGGACATTAAGGCAGTCCCCTCTTTAGCGCTTGGCACCTCTCCTGTTCGCGTGCTAGATATGGCCAATGCCTATAGCATGTTTGCCAATGGCGGAAAAAAAGTAAAGCCGGTATTCATTGAGAAAATTGTTAATTATAAGGGTGAGGTTTTATTTGAACGCGAGGGGAAACCGAAGCAGGTGTTAAATCCTGACGTCACCTTTGTGCTGAATCATATGCTAACAGGCTTGTTTGATCCAGCTCTAAATGGTTACATGGCGGTGACAGGCTATTCCATTCGAGACCAACTTACACGGCCTTATGCAGGGAAATCTGGCTCCACAGAAACGGACAGCTGGATGATTGGCTACACCCCGCAGCTGGTGAGTGCCGTTTGGACAGGCTATGATCGCGATAAATCCATTACCTTGTCTACTGAAAAACACTATGCTAAAGAAATTTGGGCTGGTTTTATGGAGCAAGCACTGGCAAACAAATCGGTTGTCACTTTTGCCCCTACAGACGGGGTGGTTGGCGTTCCAGTTAACCCGCAAACAGGGTTGCTTGCCACAAGTGATTGTCCTGTGTCTAGAATGAGCTATTATGTAAAAGGAACGGAACCAACGGAATATTGTATGGCACATATACCAGATGTGGAGGAAGAAGAAGCCCTCCCTGAGGAGCCTGCACCACCAGAGGCAAAGCCTAAGAAATGGTGGCGGAAAATCGTGCCTTGGCTGTAAACATGTTAAAACCCCCAGAAGAAATTCTCCTGGGGGTTTTAATGTCCTAGTTTTCCATGTGTTCTACACATGTAGGTTAAGTTTACTTTTTTTGTCGAGATAACTCAAGTAGGTTGTGACGAACATTCAAAAAAATGTCACATCTTTATTTTCTAAAATCCCTTGACATATCAGGACGTTTTTAATTGATCCTTCAATTCGTCCGTTGCGCGATCCCACATTCCTTGGTCATGCCCCACTAAATAGTCTTGTAAAATTTGCTTTGAGCGATTGTCCATGTGACTGACCATAATATGGCGCTTCATCGACTTATCCATTTTGTTCACATGCTCTGGAAGAGATTTGTAGCCTCTTCTAATCTCTCGGTCCACTGTCATCTCGCACGCTGTCACGCCTGCATAGTATGGCCCCTCCTGTTTGCGGTCGATGGTCACCCACACAAGCCAAAATGGTTTTCCATTTGGTACATCCTCTTTGTTGGGAAGGAACTTGATTCCTTTTTCCACCGTGCTGCGAGCATGCATCGCTCCGATATCAACGAATGCCTCTCCACCCTCTACGTCAACAAAAACAGGCGAGACGTTATCGAGACTTAATGCACCTATTCCAAAACCACCGTGCCCATCAGTCGGGTCATTTTTAATTATATTAAAGCCAATTGGTTTCTTTTTCTTTTCCTGATCCATTTTACGGTTGCCCCCTTACTTTTCCGATACAGAGCCACGATATTTCGGACTCTCTTGCGCTTTTCCTGTAATTATACAATAATTTATGGGAGATGAAAAACAATAGAAGCATAAAGGAGCGGATGAGGAAATGCCATATGTAACAGTGAAAATGCTAGAGGGACGCAGCGAGGAACAGAAAAAAGCGTTAGTGGAAAAAGTAACAGCGGCCGTGAGTGAAACCACCGGTGCACCGGAGGGAAAAATTGTGGTTTTTATTGAAGAAATGACAAAAGGACACTATGCAGTTGGCGGCAAGCGGTTGAGTGATCAATAATGGTGGGTGGCAGATGGCTCGCGAAGGTTGCTAGCCATCTGCTGCTTGTTTTATCAGCCACTTTTGGGTTTTATCAGCCACTTCGAACACTTTATCAGCCACTTTTTTGATTTATCAGCCACTTTCCACTTTTATCAGTCGCTTCGAACACTTTATCAGCCACCCGACAAAAAGGGACAAATTTCGCGACCTTGCTGCTTTCCTAACTCTCCAACAGCCCTCGTAACCGCTCCTTCTTCTCCTCTAACACCTGAAGATCCAGCGGCTCAAAATTTTCTTCTTTTATACTCCCAACAAAAAACTCCCACATATTCGCAATCTTCCTACGAGCTTCTGACTTACTTCCCTCTGCTGTGAGAATCAAGCATTCCAGAATGGTCAGAATAACGGAAATATCCCTCTCTCCATAAATCCTCAACTGATAAAAGGCTGTGTACAAAATTTCTTCAAAGGTCCGTTGCGGAATGGAAACTCGAGACTCCTCATCCTCGTCACAAAACGTAAGCGCCTTAGAATCCACCATCCCAAATTCCATTAAGAGACGGCTCATATAGCGAATACAGTTGTTGGCGGTGTTTGGGTCGTTAATCCCTGGAGAGATGGCGCGCAAGGCAACCTCCGCCATTTTTTGCAGCGAAAACTCCCCGTCTTGAAGGGGTGTTCGTTCTTCTCCCACTTCAATATATGCCGACAAATCTAAATCCGGCTGTTCTCCTGCAAAATACACCTCTCCTAGCTTACTGTGCTCCGTAACAAAATCCCCAATTCGCTGATGAAAAATAATGATGTAGTCTTGTTCCTTCGCCTGTTTTATTAATCCTTCTACATCCACAACCTGAATATAGCCCGTTGCCTTTGGGTAAATATCTTTTTTCTCTACGAAGGTCGAAGGAGGCGCCATCTCTTTTAGCTTTAATTTCCCTTTTTGATAGAGAATCTTTTTCTTTTTTACAGAGGTGAGTCCTTCCTTCATCAATCGTTCGATTAGCTTGCTGACCTGAATGGAGCGCGCCACATGGTGGATGAAGAAGACAAAGTATCCTACACACACGACCGCAAGAATGACACCTACCCCAGAAGCAAGGACGCGCTGATCATCAAGCCAATCCTTCATAAGGAGTAGCGACAGGACAGAATAGATGAAGGAGCCAACAAACACTCCGAGAACACGGAGCGTTATTTTCTCTGTCATAAAATCCTGTAGAGTGCGTGGAGAAAACTGACTCGAATAGGTAGTAAGAACAACCATGATGGTGGAGAACGATATGGTAGTCATCGTCAGGATTGCGGTTGCTATCGAGCTGAGAATGGTTGTACTTAAGTCCACATTGGTGAAAAGCATTTTCGGGAGCAACTCTTGCACCGATTCCGCGAATACGGTATCTATCAAGATGATAATTGCGGTTAGTATGATGCTTGCAAGCGCATAAAGGCTCGGCACAAACCAGATTTCCTTTCTAGCGCGTAAGGTCCACTTTTCCATTGGCTTGTAATCCCCTCTTTTTTATAGGTAGGTTTCCCTTTTTTGGCAAAAGTTAAGCGTAAGAACAAAATCGCAATGCGCCCGTTTTGCTAGTCGTAAGCGCATGGAGATGGACGCTGCTACCTTTTGTTCCAATTATCCACATACGTACTTTTTATTAGGCATTTCGTAAAGATTGTTGCGTTTAAGGATTAATTTACTTTTTATGGTATTTTATAAAGAAAGGCTTATTCAGCTAACGGTCAGTTTAATTGAATATTTCAAATTATAAGGCTCGAGGCTTACCTAAATATACTGCTATGGTTCATTTCTCTTTGTTTATACGCAAGGTATGCTAGAAAAAAAGAAAGAAGGTCATAGGGAAGTAATGAAGAAAACTAAAAAAAATCGAATCTGGAGAGTTTTAAGAAACATATTATTCTCAATACTAGCTGCATTTGTTATTTGGGTTATTTTCAGTAATATTATGACAGCTTATGATCAAAAAAAATACCAACCAATAGGAGAAGTAGTTGAAGTTGATGGACAAGATATGCACATTTATACAAACGGCGATGGTGAAGAGACGATTGTTTTATTAAGTGGACTTGGAACAGCAGCACCAGCACTGGATTTTGAACCATTAATTAATGAAATGGCAAAAAATAATAAGGTTGTAGTGGTAGAACCGTTTGGATACGGATGGAGCGATATAACTAAAAAAGAACGGACAGTTGAAAACATTGTAGAAGAAATAAGGGTAGCTCTAAAAAAGTCAGATATAAAAGGACCGTATATTTTGATGCCTCATTCAATTTCTGGAATTTACAGTATGTATTTTGCTAATAGATACCCCGAAGAAGTTAAAGGCATCGTAGGAATAGACCCAACGTTACCTCAAGCATTAGAATATTTTGGTGAAGATGCTCCTACAATGCCCAAGTATTTAAGTTATCTGGCACCTACTGGAATTGCAAGATTAGCCTTATATATTACTCCCGATGGTTTTTTACCCATTGCTGATGATGGAACCTATTCAGAAAAAAATTTAAAAATGACCAAGGCACTCTCTGCTTCTAAAGGTTATAACAAGAACGTTGTTGCTGAAGCCAATGAACTAAAAGAAAATATTGAGAAAACCGTTGGTATGAAGTTTCCATCTAATATTCCAACCTTTTTCTTTACAACGAAAGAAGAAAAGGTAACGGAAGATGGAAAGAACAATGTGTCTTTTTACAAGACACAATTAACTGATAGTCCAGCAAGTAAAGTTGTAGTCTTAGAAGGACATCACTATCTTCATTGGACAGGTTATAAAGAAATGACTATAGAAATTAATAAATTCACCAATTCAATCTCTGGTGAGCAATAACAATCTTCCGTTATAGGGGGCTTTAACGGAATTCTTACCCTGCTGACGGAAGCTGAACCAATAAAGATAATTATCCAAATACTTTGTAGCCACTCCTTGGAACCTATCCATCCAGCCTTTTAAACGTTTATGATAGTTCTCTCGATATGGTGGTCAAAATAGCAAGAATCTATGCGAAAAGTGCGTTTTATTATTACCTATTACAAATAAAAAGAGCCCACGAGAATCTACCCATTCCCGCAGGCTCCTATAACGATATTAATGTTTAATACATCCGCGCAGCTGCTCGATATAGCTGTAAGCTTCGTCTACTTCTTCCTCGGTGTAACGCTGCTTGCTTTTTAGGGTGAACACCTTGTCCTTCACTTCGTCCTTTGAAAGACCTTCGAAAAACAATACGGTGGAGACAAGCTCCAGGAAGCGGGAGCTCTGCTCGTTCATGTTGGTCATGCATTCGTTCAGGTTTGGCATTTCCAGGTCGTAGTGCGTTAGGAACTCCTGTCCATTTTCCGTGAGGCTGTAGCGATACTGCGAGTAGCCACCCTTATTTTCCTTCAACTCGCTTAAAAAGCCAAGATTGCAAAGCTCTTCCACTCGCAACGTTACTTCTTCAGAGTACGGTCCATAGAAATGAAAATTGTACTTTTCATAGAATGGATAGTTTAGCTTTTTTGCGATATAGACCATTTTCTGTAGTTTTTTTCTTCCGATGACTTCTCCTGCCGATGCAAACACCTTCATTAATTTTGCGTGATCTGTCAACAAACCCCTTCATCTCCTAACCTAATCCTTTGCCTGTATTCCTAATATCTCTCTAATTTTCTTTTTTGCTGATTTCTTCGTCGTACCATCCTCTAGCAGGTCCATTGGAAAGTATAGCTTGTGGTCGGTTCTTCTTTTCCCAGAAATGGCATCCACAATCTCCGACTCTCTTGATAGCTCTCGTACTTCTCCGTTTGGCATGAGCAGATGAATGGGTAGTCGCTCCTCTTCTTCTCCCGGACGGTAAAAGTCGTATGGCAGGTCAGAGGAGGAATCCACCACTAAATAATAGGCTGGGTCGATTCCTGCCTTTTTAAATAGACTCGTGAGCTCCATTAAATCCATCATTTGCTTATTAGGATTAAATTCGACGTATTTAAACAAATTCCTGTTCATAAATCGTCGACATAAGTCGCTTAATATCGAATCTTCTTCTTCCTGCCACGATTGGAAGTAATACATCACAACGGCCTCATCTAGCTTTATGTAATCCACTAGCGAAATTTCTTCTTTAAAAAGGGAGTAAAAATGTACTGGCTGATATTTAAATGGGTAATTTTCTTCATGCAATTGTTTGGCACGGTGCAATATTTTTGTCAGTATCACCTCGGCACTTCTTGTCACCGGGTGAAAATACACCTGCCAATACATTTGATAGCGACTCATGATGTAATCTTCCACTGCATGCATTCCGCTCGATTTAATTACCACTTGATCCTCACGAGGGCGCATGACACGCAGAATCCGCTCCATATCAAAATGGCCGTAGCTTACGCCGGTAAAATATGCGTCACGCTGCAGGTAGTCCATTCTGTCGGCATCAATCTGGCTTGATATCATACTGACTACTAATTTATTTTTATAGGTTTTTGCAATCACTTCCGCGACGTCTTTAGGAAAATTCCTATGAACTCGCTTTAGCACGGCATTTACTTCTGTATCGCCTAGAATAATTGCCTGTGTAAAATCCTCATGATCGAGGTGAAACACCTTTTCAAAGGAATGGGAAAATGGACCATGGCCTAAATCATGCAGTAAGGCTGCACAAAGGCATAGCAAACGGTCATTTGGATTCCAATCTGGTCTTCCTTCAAACACATCATCAATAATTCGGCGGACGATTTCGTACACACCTAATGAATGATTCAGACGACTATGTTCTGCCCCGTGAAAGGTTAAGTAAGTCGTTCCAAGCTGGCGAATTCGACGCAGTCGTTGAAATTCCATGGTGCCAATTAAGTCCCAAACCACTCTGTCTCGAACGTGCACGTAGCGGTGCACTGGATCCTTAAATACCTTTTCTTCACTCAGTTTTTCCGTAGCATAACTCATTCCATTGACCTCTTTTTTTCGGCTTAAATTCTTTACTTTCTATTATAGTCTTAAAAAATTGACAAGAAAAGGATGGATTTTGAGCTTTTTATGGTCGGGTCTACTGTGTTTGTACCCTATTAGGGAATAAAAAATCACCTTTGTACGAATACAGAGGCGACTATTATGATTACTTTTTAAACTTCGCTGTTGATTTCCGCAAACGTCTCAGCGTCCTGCGGGGCGATGCTGGCTCTGCGCTTGCGCTGTGGTGTCTCCAGTCAATCGTTTCTTTCCCGCGGGAGTTTAAGCTCTTGCTATAATCAACAGCTAAAAACGAAAACACAGCATCTATTTCTTTAACTTTTTCATAATTTTATCAATTAGTTCGTCTTCTGTTGGAGCGGAGATGGGGCGGTTGTTTAGGAATGCAAATGCCTTTTTTCTTCCCGGTCCACAGTAGGATTGACAGCCGACTTCCACGCAAGCCCCTTCGTCCACTTTTTTCAGCTTCGGAATCAAGGTTTTGACGTTGGTTGCGTCGCAGTCATCACAAATGCGAAACTCATTTGCCATGGTTCTACACAGCCCTTTCTATCTTAAAAAGTGGAAGCTACCACTTTTTCCTTCTTAACTAAAAGGTATTTTACAGGGAATCAGTTGACAATGCAAGGTCGTTTTTGTGACGGATAGCGTGCAGCTTGCGACAGATAACAATCTAGTAATTTTTTCTATGAATATGTATAAATATCTTTTTTGCTGTCCAAAATATAGACAGATACAACGTTATATAAAGGGAGTTGGAATAGATGAAGGATCGTCAAGACGCTTGGTCTGAAGAGAATGATTTATTGTTAGCAGAAACCGTGCTCCGTCATGTAAGAGAAGGCAGTACACAGCTGAATGCTTTTGATGAAGTTGGTGATAAACTGAATCGCACGTCTGCTGCATGTGGTTTCCGTTGGAACGCAGTGGTTCGCCACGATTATGAAAAGGCCTTGCAGCTAGCTAAAAAACAACGCAAGCAACGTCAACGTGCACTTGGTCAACCTACGAAAAAGCTGTTGTACACGCCACCTGAAACCATGGTAGATGAGGAACTGCCGCTTGTTTTGGAAAATACAGCAACAGAAATGCCGCAGACTAACAGCCCTCAAACAAGAGTGGAGCGCCGAGCAGCCGCACAAAAGTCCTTTGACAGCTTTGGAATGGGTAAGCGCGAAGATTTATCCCTAGAACAGGTCATTGGTTTCTTACAAACCATGAAACACTCAAACGTCCATACTACTGCTCTACAACATGAAAATGCGAGATTAGTAAAAGAGAACGAGGACCTTGCTCTTCAAAACAAAGAGTTGGAGCAGCGGGTGCATAAGCTTCAGGAAGAGCAAGTTACCGTCCAAGAGGATTACGAAACATTGATGAAGATTATGAATCGCGCACGCAAGCTTGTGTTGTTTGATGAAGAGGAGCATGTCCCATCAAAATTCATGATGGACCGCAACGGTAATTTGGAGAAGCTGGCGGAATAAAGATAGAACCCAAACTCAAGAATCTCACATTCATTGAGTTTGGGTTCTTTTTTGCGGTGGAAACGGTTTGGCACGAACTCGGGGGTTTTTGGCACGAACTTGGCACGTTTTGGCACGAACTCAGGGCATTTCCGCACGAACTCCATCCACTTTGGCACGAACTTTATAAAAAGGATTTTTTGTTACCTTTTTTTGTAAAAAAACGAGATTTCAAGGGACTCTATGTCATTTGGACAAGCATTCATGACCATCCAACCCAAATTACCCCCACAAACCCCATTTTTTTATAAAAAAAACAAATTTTTTTAAATAAACCAAAAAACCAGCGTCTACTCACATTCTTCTCATTTGCCTAGCAACATCAGCATGTTTAATGTTCGATCACTGCGGTGCCAGCGCGACTTCTTTATGTATGGGCCACACCTAATGCTCGACCTTTTTTCTTGCGGCAGTCCCTTTTTTGGGTTGTCTAGCACCTCTGCTTGACCTTTTTTCTTGCGGCAGTCCCTTTTTTGCGTTGTCCAGCACCTCTGCTCGACCTTTTTCTTGCGGCAGTTCCTTTTTTGGGTTGTCCAGCACGTCTGCTCGACCTTTTTTCTTGCGGCAGTCCCTTTTTTGGGGTGTCCGGCACCTCTGCTCGACCTTTTTTCTTGCGGCAATCATTTTTTTGGGTCGTCCAGCACCTCTGCTCGACCTATTTTCTTGCAGCAGTCTCTTTTTTGGTTTGTCCAGCACCTTTGCTCGACCTATTTTCTTGACGCAGTCCCTTTTTTGGGTCGTCCGGCACCTCTGCTTGACCTATTTTCTTGCGGCAGTCCCTTTTTGGGGTCGTCCGGCACCTCTGCTTGACCTTTTTTCTTGACGCAGTCCCTTTTTGGGGTCGTCCAGCACCTCTGCTTGACCTATTTTCTTGCTGCAGCCCCTTTTTTGCGTTGTCCAGCACCTCTGCTCGACCTTTTTTCTTGCCGCAGTCCCTTTTTTGGGTTGTCTAGCACCTCGACCTTTTTTCTTGCTGCAGTCCCTTTTTTTGAGTCGTCCAACTGAAGAAATCGTAATGGAATCGGAGTAAATCGGCATCAACTCTCCCCATTTTGGCACGAAACTAAAAAAACCTATCTTCCCGAATATATTCAGGAGGATAGGTTTAACATTTTTTCATTTCTTTCTAGAACTCTTTGGTAATGATGGGTTAGGAGATCTAATTCTTCTCCCTGCAACCCACTTGCATATAACCTTCCGCCGAATTCTTTGAGTGAGTGTAAAAGACGTATCATCACATCTTGAACCGTTAACTCCTGTTCAAACAACTCACTTAAGGATGCCATTACGGTGGGGTTGATGCTTGGAAATGCGAACTTTGTTTGTTCTTCTTTCAAGCCTACTTTGTAAAATTCCCCGATCACGCTTGCTCTTTCTGATCCACTTTCATTAATACAAAGGTAGATTTGGACTGCAACGCCGCCACGAATACGGCGTTGAGAAATGCCTGCAAACTTTTTGCCTTCAATACTGAGATCGTAGCTTCCAGGACAATATGAGCCGATGATTTCTTTGGCCTCGATTGCATAAGGAAAGTCTCGAAACATATGCTTTGTTAGCTCCCACATTGCATCATATCCACGATTGATATCAATGGATTTTTCCTTCTCTGGAAACACCAACGAAATATTCAATACTCCTTGATCAAGGACAACAGCAAGTCCGCCAGAATTTCGGACAATTACCTTATATCCCTGGCTTTTCAGATAGTCTATCCCATCCTGTAAAAAGGGCAGTCTTGTATCTTGAATCCCAAGAACTATCGTTTGTTGATGCACCCATGTTCTACACACTGCTGGACTATCCCCTTTTCCAACAGAGGTACACAACGTATCATCTGTTGCGAAGGATTGTAGGGCATCAAATTGATTGCCAAAGGAAGATTGATCTATTAGACGCCAACTTGGCTGGTGTAATAATGGCAAAGAAGCTTTTTCTTCAGTATGCTCTGTCATATTTGTAACTCCTCTATTTCCTCTATACGCTCCTATGATTATAATACAATGCCTAGATAAAGGAAAACCAACCTTAAAAAAAGCATGAGCCACCACCCTCGGCAACTCATGCTTCCCTCTTCACTATTTAGTTCAACGCCTGCCCAGCCGTAATTAACGCAAGCTTGTAAACATCCTCCACACTACACCCGCGGGATAAGTCATTTACTGGTTTATTTAGACCTTGTAAAATTGGACCGACCGCTTCAAAGTTTCCTAGACGCTGTGCAATTTTGTAGCCAATGTTTCCTGCCTCTAAGCTTGGGAAAACAAATACATTTGCGTCCCCTTGAATCACAGAACCAGGAGCTTTCTTTTCGGCAACAGATGGAACGAATGCTGCATCAAATTGGAATTCTCCATCTACTACAAGCTCTGGTGCGCGTTCGGACGCGATGCGTGCTGCTTCTACTACACGCTCTGTTTCTGGAGATTTCGCAGAGCCTTTCGTAGAGAAGCTGAGCATGGCTACTTTTGGATCAATACCGAACATTTTCGCAGTTGCCGCACTTTCCACCGCGATTTCTGCCAAGTCGTTGCTATCTGGTGAGATATTGATTGCGCAATCGGCAAACACATATTTTTCATCGTTTCGAACCATGATGAATACACCGGAAGTTTTGCGAACGCCCTCTTTTGTTTTGATAATTTGAAGTGCCGGGCGGACCGTATCTGCTGTAGAATGTGCCGCTCCACTTACAAGGCCTTGTGCACGATTTACATGAACAAGCATCGTACCAAAATAGTTCGGGTTCATTAGAATCTTTCGGGCATCCTCTTCTGTTGCTTTCCCTTTACGGCGTTCTACAAAGGAAGCTACAAGCTCATCAAGGTGCTCATAGGATTTCGGATCGTAAATTTCCACTCCGTCTAAAGTCAATTTCAGCTCAGCGGCAAGTGTGTGGATTTCATCTAAATCTCCAACCACAATTGGCTGAACCATATTTTCCGCTGCCAGGCGGGCAACTGCTGTTAATACGCGCTCATCATTGCCTTCTGGAAATACAATTTTTATATCTTTACCCGCTACGTTATCTTTTAGTGTTTGAAATAAATC
Proteins encoded:
- a CDS encoding YwhD family protein; protein product: MDQEKKKKPIGFNIIKNDPTDGHGGFGIGALSLDNVSPVFVDVEGGEAFVDIGAMHARSTVEKGIKFLPNKEDVPNGKPFWLVWVTIDRKQEGPYYAGVTACEMTVDREIRRGYKSLPEHVNKMDKSMKRHIMVSHMDNRSKQILQDYLVGHDQGMWDRATDELKDQLKTS
- a CDS encoding 2-hydroxymuconate tautomerase codes for the protein MPYVTVKMLEGRSEEQKKALVEKVTAAVSETTGAPEGKIVVFIEEMTKGHYAVGGKRLSDQ
- a CDS encoding lipoate--protein ligase family protein — its product is MTEHTEEKASLPLLHQPSWRLIDQSSFGNQFDALQSFATDDTLCTSVGKGDSPAVCRTWVHQQTIVLGIQDTRLPFLQDGIDYLKSQGYKVIVRNSGGLAVVLDQGVLNISLVFPEKEKSIDINRGYDAMWELTKHMFRDFPYAIEAKEIIGSYCPGSYDLSIEGKKFAGISQRRIRGGVAVQIYLCINESGSERASVIGEFYKVGLKEEQTKFAFPSINPTVMASLSELFEQELTVQDVMIRLLHSLKEFGGRLYASGLQGEELDLLTHHYQRVLERNEKMLNLSS
- a CDS encoding alpha/beta fold hydrolase, with the translated sequence MKKTKKNRIWRVLRNILFSILAAFVIWVIFSNIMTAYDQKKYQPIGEVVEVDGQDMHIYTNGDGEETIVLLSGLGTAAPALDFEPLINEMAKNNKVVVVEPFGYGWSDITKKERTVENIVEEIRVALKKSDIKGPYILMPHSISGIYSMYFANRYPEEVKGIVGIDPTLPQALEYFGEDAPTMPKYLSYLAPTGIARLALYITPDGFLPIADDGTYSEKNLKMTKALSASKGYNKNVVAEANELKENIEKTVGMKFPSNIPTFFFTTKEEKVTEDGKNNVSFYKTQLTDSPASKVVVLEGHHYLHWTGYKEMTIEINKFTNSISGEQ
- a CDS encoding HD domain-containing protein produces the protein MSYATEKLSEEKVFKDPVHRYVHVRDRVVWDLIGTMEFQRLRRIRQLGTTYLTFHGAEHSRLNHSLGVYEIVRRIIDDVFEGRPDWNPNDRLLCLCAALLHDLGHGPFSHSFEKVFHLDHEDFTQAIILGDTEVNAVLKRVHRNFPKDVAEVIAKTYKNKLVVSMISSQIDADRMDYLQRDAYFTGVSYGHFDMERILRVMRPREDQVVIKSSGMHAVEDYIMSRYQMYWQVYFHPVTRSAEVILTKILHRAKQLHEENYPFKYQPVHFYSLFKEEISLVDYIKLDEAVVMYYFQSWQEEEDSILSDLCRRFMNRNLFKYVEFNPNKQMMDLMELTSLFKKAGIDPAYYLVVDSSSDLPYDFYRPGEEEERLPIHLLMPNGEVRELSRESEIVDAISGKRRTDHKLYFPMDLLEDGTTKKSAKKKIREILGIQAKD
- a CDS encoding DUF1450 domain-containing protein; this translates as MANEFRICDDCDATNVKTLIPKLKKVDEGACVEVGCQSYCGPGRKKAFAFLNNRPISAPTEDELIDKIMKKLKK
- the pta gene encoding phosphate acetyltransferase; its protein translation is MSDLFQTLKDNVAGKDIKIVFPEGNDERVLTAVARLAAENMVQPIVVGDLDEIHTLAAELKLTLDGVEIYDPKSYEHLDELVASFVERRKGKATEEDARKILMNPNYFGTMLVHVNRAQGLVSGAAHSTADTVRPALQIIKTKEGVRKTSGVFIMVRNDEKYVFADCAINISPDSNDLAEIAVESAATAKMFGIDPKVAMLSFSTKGSAKSPETERVVEAARIASERAPELVVDGEFQFDAAFVPSVAEKKAPGSVIQGDANVFVFPSLEAGNIGYKIAQRLGNFEAVGPILQGLNKPVNDLSRGCSVEDVYKLALITAGQALN
- a CDS encoding DUF2254 domain-containing protein yields the protein MEKWTLRARKEIWFVPSLYALASIILTAIIILIDTVFAESVQELLPKMLFTNVDLSTTILSSIATAILTMTTISFSTIMVVLTTYSSQFSPRTLQDFMTEKITLRVLGVFVGSFIYSVLSLLLMKDWLDDQRVLASGVGVILAVVCVGYFVFFIHHVARSIQVSKLIERLMKEGLTSVKKKKILYQKGKLKLKEMAPPSTFVEKKDIYPKATGYIQVVDVEGLIKQAKEQDYIIIFHQRIGDFVTEHSKLGEVYFAGEQPDLDLSAYIEVGEERTPLQDGEFSLQKMAEVALRAISPGINDPNTANNCIRYMSRLLMEFGMVDSKALTFCDEDEESRVSIPQRTFEEILYTAFYQLRIYGERDISVILTILECLILTAEGSKSEARRKIANMWEFFVGSIKEENFEPLDLQVLEEKKERLRGLLES
- a CDS encoding transglycosylase domain-containing protein — its product is MELITNNRAQQLLKLVRAVIFIGVILSISFFLLVGGVWMYAKSKGAPPISVTQSSIIYSKDGSIIGEAHSGEKRYWVGLDEVSPYLVDATIAVEDRRFFSHHGFDPKRIAGAILADIKARSKVQGASTITQQYARNLFLVHDKTWKRKLEEALYTIRIEANYSKEEILEGYLNTIYYGHGAYGVEAASYYYFNKPAKELSLAEASMLAGIPKGPSLFSPYSDKERALARQEIVLQSMVSNGSLKKEEANEALSQPLVYGNREHLPTEYMAPYFQDAVREVVRSSLGLQKELEMGGLHIYTTLDPQLQAMAEEEVKNTISPESDIQIGFVAMEPNSGRVLALVGGRDYEESPYNRVTQAERQPGSTFKPILYYRALELGLTPSTSFRSEVTTFQVDEGRSTYTPHNFNHYYSNDMMTMMQALPLSDNVYAVKTHLLLGEKELTEQAKTLGIRSDIKAVPSLALGTSPVRVLDMANAYSMFANGGKKVKPVFIEKIVNYKGEVLFEREGKPKQVLNPDVTFVLNHMLTGLFDPALNGYMAVTGYSIRDQLTRPYAGKSGSTETDSWMIGYTPQLVSAVWTGYDRDKSITLSTEKHYAKEIWAGFMEQALANKSVVTFAPTDGVVGVPVNPQTGLLATSDCPVSRMSYYVKGTEPTEYCMAHIPDVEEEEALPEEPAPPEAKPKKWWRKIVPWL
- a CDS encoding YwgA family protein; the encoded protein is MLTDHAKLMKVFASAGEVIGRKKLQKMVYIAKKLNYPFYEKYNFHFYGPYSEEVTLRVEELCNLGFLSELKENKGGYSQYRYSLTENGQEFLTHYDLEMPNLNECMTNMNEQSSRFLELVSTVLFFEGLSKDEVKDKVFTLKSKQRYTEEEVDEAYSYIEQLRGCIKH
- a CDS encoding RsfA family transcriptional regulator; translation: MKDRQDAWSEENDLLLAETVLRHVREGSTQLNAFDEVGDKLNRTSAACGFRWNAVVRHDYEKALQLAKKQRKQRQRALGQPTKKLLYTPPETMVDEELPLVLENTATEMPQTNSPQTRVERRAAAQKSFDSFGMGKREDLSLEQVIGFLQTMKHSNVHTTALQHENARLVKENEDLALQNKELEQRVHKLQEEQVTVQEDYETLMKIMNRARKLVLFDEEEHVPSKFMMDRNGNLEKLAE